The sequence GTGTGTTGAACAGGTGTTTCATAAGCACGTTGTTGTAAGAATACGTAGTACCAAGTGTAGTTATTATAAGGGTCGATTAATACTGGCGTACCCAACAAATATTGTACTTGTTGAGCAGTCATGCCTTCTTTAACCTGAGCAACTGTAGTCGCCTCTAAATAGTTGCCTTGCGGTACATCAATTCGATATACAACTTTTTCAACGGTGGAACAAGAAGCGAGGCTTAATGCTAAAAATGTTGCGCCTAAAAGTGTTTTAACTTGCATTTTCTTTACCTTAATTTGTGCAAAAGTACTGTCAAATAATACCCAAAGTTGGCTATGTTTCCAAATTAATTCTCTGATTTTAAAGCCTTTTGTAATTGATCTTTTAAATTTGGCGGTAAACCTTTGATGGTTAGGGTATCTGTCATAGGATCCCATTGAATACGCGTATTCAATAATTCCGCATCAAAACTTAGGGTAACGCCCTTTCCTGACCCAGAGAATTTTGTTAGCGATTTCAATGTTGAATGAACAGGCGGAATGCTCTCTTCCAAACCATAATTCTGTTCTTCCGTAAAGGCGACAAAAGGCTGTTCGTTTAGAGTGGGTAATGAATCAGAAAGTTCCCTTAATTCAATATTGTTACCGTTTGAAAGCTGACCTTTACAATATTCAAACACTTGTTTTTTTACCGCTTGAGTTTGCTCTTTGTTGAGTTCGCCTTGATCGCAGTAATCACTCACCGCTTGCAATAAACACTGATTTTGAACCTGTGGATTTAATCCTTCTTCAGCACCTAAGAAATCCATGAAAAAATCACTAATTTTGCGACCTACACGGCCTTTTATGAAAGTTAAATAACGATTAGAGTTCGCATTTACTTGCAAATCCGTCAAATTTATCCGTGCCGCAATATCAAACTGAGTTATATCAAGATATTCTGTACGGTGAATATCTAAATGCTCATCGACTAACATACTATGGCGGCTATCAAGCAATGCAATAAACAAATAATCTGTCGCTAAGAAATTATATTGGCATAAAATCAAGGTTCCACTTTCTGCAAAGTTATATTTACCTAATTCATCTGCAAGCAATTTTGTTGAATATTGACTAAATCCTAAAAACTCAATTTCTTGTTCCAATAAACGATTTAAATGTTGTGCAAATATAGACTTTTCCTGAAACACACCAAAAGCCTTAGCTTTATTTTGATAGCCTTGATGAAGTTGCAACATCATTTGTTCTACTTCTGGCGTAATTGACAGCAACTCATCGCGTAATACGCTTCCCATTTTTATGCTATCGCCATCCACATTTTTGACTAACTGATGCAAAACAATTTGATTAACGGTAATACTCATTTTTGTCACCTTTGAAAAATTTGTTGCAAATTATAACCGCACTTTTTCAGCAAGAAAAAAGAAATTATTTAGGTTCTACCAAATAATCGGGTATCATAAGCCAAATTTTTTGTTTTATTTTTGACATTATGGCTCAACATTCTAAATATTCTGATGCTCAATTAAGTGCGATTGTAAACGATATGATCGCAGTATTAGAAAAACATAAAGCACCAGTAGATCTCTCCTTAATCGCATTGGGTAATATGGCAAGTAATCTATTAACTAGCAGTGTGCCGCAAACTCAACGTGAGGCATTGGCTCAAGCGTTTTCTAATTCCTTAATCAATGCAGTAAAAACACGTTAATATGAAATGGATTAAAAAAGGCACCTTCAGCGGCAAACAATACCGCGATGACGTTTCACGAAAAATTTCGTGGGGTCATTGGTTTGCCTTTTTTAATATTATTGTTGCTATTCTTATTGGCGCACGTTATGCCTTTATCATTGACTGGCCAGATACTCTCGCAGGAAAACTTTATTTCTTTGTAAGTTTGCTCGGGCATTTCAGTTTTAACGTTTTTGCGTTGTATTTACTCGTTGTCTTTCCTCTGAGTTTCATTGTTAAAAATCACCGCACTTTTCGCGGATTAACCGTGATTTTTTGTACCATTTGTACAACCTTATTATTATTTGATACCGCTGTTTTCAATCGTTTTAATCTGCATTTATCCTCTGTGGTATGGAATTTGCTGGTCAATCCAGAAAATGGCGAAATGTCACGCGATTGGCAGATTTTCTTTGCACCAATGCCGATTATTTTATTAGCGCAGATGTTATTTTCTCGCTGGAGTTGGGAAAAATTACGTAGTCTTGAACGCCAAAAATGGCTAAAAGCTGTCGGTGTATTCTTAACTTCCATGTTTATTACTACGCACTTAATTTATGCTTGGGCAGATGCTTATTTATATCGCCCAATTACGATGCAACGCTCTAATTTTCCTCTTTCTTATCCAATGACAGCCCGTTCTTTTTTAGAAAAACACGGTTTCATTGATGGCGAGCAGTACGCACAAACATTAAAACAAGAGGGACGTTTAGAGGCCTTAAAGATTGATTATCCTAAAAAAACGCTCACTTTTACACCAATTGACAGTAAACCAAACATTTTGATGATCACTGTTTCTGGATTACGTTACGATGCCATTTCTCAAGGCAAAATGTCCAAGTTAGCTGAATTTGCAACGAGCGCAACAGAATTTACGAATCATTACAGTACTGGTAATAGTAATAATGCAGGATTAGTAGGATTATTTTATGGCTTAAATGCAAATTACACCGATAGCATTTTAAGCAATCATACCCAATCTGTTTTAATCGAAAAATTACGTGCTGAAAATTATCAACTAGGTTTATTTTCTGCTACGAATTTCAAAGATAGCGTCTTCCGCCAGGCATTATTTCGTGAAATAAAACTTTCATCGAATAAAACCAACAAACCAAATAATGAAAGTGCGGTAAAAAATCTCAATGATTTTATTAAAGCACAAAAAATAGACTCACCTTGGTTTGCTTATTTGGATTTAGCCTTGGAGGCTAAAAAACCATCAGATTATGACCGCACTTTGCAGGATATTGATTCTCTTTTAGAAAAAACGTTAGAAAATACACCGCTTGAAAATACATTAGTCATCATCACGTCAGAGCATGGTTTAACCTTTAATGAAATGAATGAAAAAGAGCGAGAAAACTACTTTGGGCGCGATGAGGTTCAAGTGCCATTACTTGTATATTGGAAAGATTTACCAGTAGGCAAACAGAATGAATTAAGTAATCATGCGGATATTTTCTCTGCATTAATGCAGACAGTATTCCGTGTAGAAAACCCGTTGATGGATTATAGTCAGGGACGTAATCTCTTTGATCTTAAAGGGGATGATTGGGTACTTGCCTCTAATTTCCACTGGAATGTGGTGATTCAACCTGATGGAACACAATATCACATTGATCGCAAAGGTAATTACAAAAAATTTGATAAAGATTATATCGAGCAATCTTCAGACAGACCGCCACTTGGAATCTTCTTAGAAGCCTTCCAATTACAAAATTTCTTCTTTGAAAAATAATCTATAAAGGTAAAAAGTGCGGTTAATTTTGACAGTATTTTATATCCTTTTATTCATCTCGTGGGCTTCTATGGAAGTTGTGTAGATAAGTCTAAGTTATGTAGGGTGGGCGTTAGCCCACGCGTTTATTAAGTTCTTATAGAATAGTGATTATATCTAATTAGATATGTGAATGCCCGCGTTACGACAAATAACCTATAAGTGCATAAAAGAATAGATTTTTTGCCCTTAAGTCTTTATACTCACGCCTCAGTTTAAGACTGAAAAATGTTATTAATGAAAATCCGTGAGTTTTTCATAACATTATCATAATGCTTCTCGCCGTACTTACAGCACCTTTCAATTAATATACATTCTCGTCTTTTTATCCTTTCTTTTTTACGGAGTTTGTATGAAAAGCCACGTTCGTAGTTTTAAAACCTATATTCGCGATGAAATTATCAAAAAAGGCGGATGGGTAAATGCCCATGCACATGCTGACCGCGCTTTTACGATGACGCCAGAGAAAATTGGGATTTATCATAGTAGTAATTTGCAACAAAAATGGGATTTAGTGGATGAAGTAAAACGCACTTCCAGTGTTGATGATTATTACGCACGTTTTTGCCAATCGATTGAATTAATGATATCCCAAGGTGTAACCGCATTTGGTACTTTTGTCGATATAGACCCAATTTGTGAAGATCGTGCAATTATTGCCGCACATAAAGCCCGCGAAGTGTATAAACATGACATTATTTTGAAATTTGCCAATCAAACTTTAAAAGGGGTAATCGAACCCACTGCGCGTAAATGGTTTGATATTGGTGCGGAAATGGTGGATATGATTGGCGGCTTACCATATCGTGATGAATTGGATTATGGTCGTGGCCTAGAAGCGATGGATATCTTGTTAGATAAGGCCAAATCTCTTGGAATTATGTGTCATGTACATGTAGACCAATTCAACAATCCAAGCGAAAAAGAAACTGAGCAACTTTGCGACAAAACCATTGAACACGGAATGGAGGGGCGAGTTGTGGGTATCCACGGAATTTCCATTGGCTCACATTCAAAAGAATATCGCTACAAACTTTACGAAAAAATGCGTAAAGCCAAAATGATGATGATCGCCTGTCCGATGGCATGGATTGACAGTAATCGCAAAGAAGATCTTATGCCATTCCATAATGCATTAACGCCTGCAGATGAAATGATTCCCGAAGGTATCACTGTTGCCCTAGGCACAGATAATATTTGTGATTACATGGTTCCTCTATGTGAAGGCGATTTATGGCAAGAATTAAGCCTATTGGCTGCGGGCTGCCGTTTCCCACACTTAGATGAGATGGTCAATATCGCAAGTATTAACGGTCGTAAAGTGTTAGGACTAGAACCAATTTAGATTTTTATTCCCCACAATCAAAAGTGCGGTCAAAATGGGCAACATTTAAAAGTTGATTACAAAATCTAGCTTTTAAATGTTGCCCATTTTGTTGTGCTTTTGTGTTTTTTAACTTGCCAAAAAACAAAAAATAACTAAAATGAACGCTCATTCATTTTTGAGCAATTATTGCTCCTTATTTTACTCAAGGATCTTATGCGACAAGCTAAAACAGACTTAGCTGAACAGATTTTTTCAGTGACAGATCGTTTAATGGCAAAAGAAGGGTTGAATCAACTTTCTATGCACAAACTTGCGAAAGAAGCGAATGTAGCCGCGGGAACGATTTACCTTTATTTTAAAAACAAAGATGAGTTGCTTGAACAATTTGCACACAGAGTGTTTTCAATGTTTATGGCAACACTTGAAAAAGATTTTGATGAATCTAAGCCTTTTTTCGAACAGTATCGACAAATGTGGAAAAACATTTGGTATTTCTTACAAGAAAATCCCACCATTCTATCCAATTTAAAGCAATATGAATCTCTGCCTAATTTCAAGGATATTTGTAAAAACGTTAAAAATTGCCGTTGGGATTTATTTTGTCATCAAGCACAAAAAGCTGGCTTATTAGCGGAATTATCTGAAGATATTCTCTTTTTATTAAGTTTGAAAACGGCGATAAATTTAGCCTCTGATGCAAAATTTATCGATTTTGATCTTAATCCTGAAATTTTAGAATCTGTGATTAAACGCTCCTGGCGTGCAATTCAGAAATAATTGTTGTTATTTTTATAACGGAGCTTTAAACATGAGTCAAACTCAACATCAAAGACCAAAACGCTCACATATTTTCTTTATGAAAATAATTTTAGTGGTATTTGTCTTAATTTTTGCCGGTGTCATCGCTTTTAATATGATAAAAGGCGTAATGATAAGCCGAGCCATTGCGGGAATGCCAGAACCTTCAAGCCCAGTAACCGCACTTGAAGTTCAACCCCGTGAATGGACGCCAGTTATCAACACAACAGGTCTTGTGCGTCCAAATCAAGGCGCGATGCTCAGTACACAAAATGCAGGTACGATTTCTCAAGTGCTCGTGCGAAATGGCCAACAAGTGAAAAAAGGCGATTTACTCATTGAACTCGATAGTTCTGTTGAACATGCAAGCCTTCAAGCCGCACAGGCACAACTCCCAGCTCTTCGTCAAACTTATCAACGTTATGCTAATTTATTGAAAAGCAATGCTGTTTCACGACAAGAAATGGATAACGCAAAAGCGGCTTATGACGCTCAACTAGCCAATATCGAATCTTTAAAAGCAGCAATTGAGCGCCGTAAAATTGTTGCGCCATTTGATGGCAAAGCAGGTATTGTGAAAGTAAACGTAGGTCAATATGTGAATGTAGGAACAGAAATTGTGCGTGTAGAAGATACTAGCTCAATGAAAGTGGATTTTGCCCTTTCACAAAATGATTTAGATAAATTGCATATCGGTCAACGCGTCACAGTGACAACAGATGCTCGCTTGGGCGAAACATTTTCAGCTCGAATCACGGCTATTGAACCAGCCATTAATTCATCAACTGGTTTAGTTGATGTTCAGGCTACATTTGATCCTGAAGATGGGCGTAAATTGCTTTCAGGTATGTTCTCTCGCTTACGCATTGCGCTTCCAACTGAAACAAATCAAGTTGTCGTTCCACAAGTAGCTATTAGCTACAACATGTATGGTGAAATTGCTTATTTACTCAAACCATTATCTGATGAAGACAAAGAGAAAATGGCTGAGAATAAAAAATTAGATCGTTTATATCGAGCAAAACAAATCACTGTATTCACTAAAGATCGCCAAGGCATTTATTCTCAATTACAAGGTAATGAAGTAAAACCGGGTGATAAAATTATCACTGGTGGTCAGCAAGGTATCGGCAATGGCAGTCTTGTAGAATGGATTGAAAAAGACATTGTAGGTGCAACAGAGCCAGTAAATAAAACTAACCTTTAATTAACTAGGAAATACGAATGAAATTTACCGATATATTTATTCGTCGTCCTGTTTTAGCGATTTCAATTAGCTTGCTTATTATTATTTTAGGTTTGCAAGCTATTTCGAAATTGGCAGTGCGTGAATACCCAAAAATGACCACCACGGTAATTACGGTAACAACCGCCTACCCTGGTGCTGATGCAAATCTAATTCAAGCATTTGTTACCTCTACATTAGAAGAATCTATCGCCCAAGCGGATAACATTGATTATATGTCATCTAGCAGTGCGCCAAATTCATCGACTATTACAGTCAAAATGAAACTGAATACGGATCCTGCCGGAGCACTTGCCGATGTATTAGCCAAAGTAAATGCTGTGCGCTCAAAATTACCAAGCGGAATTGAAGCGCCAACCGTAGCCTCTTCATCAGGTGGTACGGGGATTATGTATATAAGTTTCCGCTCCAACAAACTCGACTCAAGTCAAGTAACAGACTACATTAACCGCGTAGTCAAACCTCAATTCTTTACGATTGAAGGTGTGGCAGAAGTACAAGTATTTGGTGCGGCTGAATATGCATTACGTATTTGGCTAGATCCTCAAAAAATGGCGTCACAAAATCTTTCTGCACCAACAGTGATGTCTGCCCTTTCTGCAAATAATGTACAAACTGCAGCTGGTAATGATAACGGCTACTACGTCACTTACCGCAACAAAGTTGAAACAACGACCAAATCCGTTGATCAATTAGGTAATTTAATTGTTGCTTCTCGTGGTGATGATTTAGTACGCCTACGCGATATTGCCACCATTGAATTGAACAAAGAAAGTGATAATTCTCGTGCAACGGCAAATGGTGCGGATTCTGTCGTATTAGGAATCAATCCAACTTCATCGGCTAACCCATTAACAGTGGCAGAAAAAATCCGACCGCTCTTTGACAATATTAAAAAGCAACTACCGGATAGTATGGAAACTGACATTCTTTATGACCGCACTATTGCGATTAATAGTTCAATCCATGAAGTAATTAAAACTATTGTGGAAGCGACTGTTATTGTATTAGTGGTTATTTTGATGTTTATCGGATCGCTTCGCGCAATTTTAATTCCAGTTCTCACCATTCCGATTTCGTTGATCGGTGTTTTAATGATGCTACAAAGTTTAGATTTTTCTATTAACTTAATGACATTATTAGCACTTATTCTAGCTATCGGCTTAGTAGTTGATGATGCGATTGTCGTGTTAGAAAACGTGGATCGCCATATTAAAGAAGGGGAAACACCATTCCGTGCTGCAATTATTGGTACTCGTGAAATTGCCGTGCCTGTAATTTCCATGACTATCGCATTGATCGCGGTTTACTCACCGATGGCTTTAATGGGGGGCATTACTGGCACATTGTTTAAAGAATTTGCTTTAACCCTTGCTGGTGCGGTATTTATTTCTGGTATCGTGGCATTAACGTTATCGCCAATGATGAGTAGTAAATTACTTAAATCCAACGCTAAACCAACATGGATGGAAGAACGCGTAGAACATACCTTAGGTAAAGTAAATCGTATTTACGAATACATGCTTGATCTCGTTATGCTCAATCGTAAATCAATGCT comes from Haemophilus haemolyticus and encodes:
- a CDS encoding amidohydrolase family protein, coding for MKSHVRSFKTYIRDEIIKKGGWVNAHAHADRAFTMTPEKIGIYHSSNLQQKWDLVDEVKRTSSVDDYYARFCQSIELMISQGVTAFGTFVDIDPICEDRAIIAAHKAREVYKHDIILKFANQTLKGVIEPTARKWFDIGAEMVDMIGGLPYRDELDYGRGLEAMDILLDKAKSLGIMCHVHVDQFNNPSEKETEQLCDKTIEHGMEGRVVGIHGISIGSHSKEYRYKLYEKMRKAKMMMIACPMAWIDSNRKEDLMPFHNALTPADEMIPEGITVALGTDNICDYMVPLCEGDLWQELSLLAAGCRFPHLDEMVNIASINGRKVLGLEPI
- a CDS encoding YejL family protein, which encodes MAQHSKYSDAQLSAIVNDMIAVLEKHKAPVDLSLIALGNMASNLLTSSVPQTQREALAQAFSNSLINAVKTR
- the yejK gene encoding nucleoid-associated protein YejK, with protein sequence MSITVNQIVLHQLVKNVDGDSIKMGSVLRDELLSITPEVEQMMLQLHQGYQNKAKAFGVFQEKSIFAQHLNRLLEQEIEFLGFSQYSTKLLADELGKYNFAESGTLILCQYNFLATDYLFIALLDSRHSMLVDEHLDIHRTEYLDITQFDIAARINLTDLQVNANSNRYLTFIKGRVGRKISDFFMDFLGAEEGLNPQVQNQCLLQAVSDYCDQGELNKEQTQAVKKQVFEYCKGQLSNGNNIELRELSDSLPTLNEQPFVAFTEEQNYGLEESIPPVHSTLKSLTKFSGSGKGVTLSFDAELLNTRIQWDPMTDTLTIKGLPPNLKDQLQKALKSEN
- the acrR gene encoding efflux transporter AcrAB transcriptional repressor AcrR yields the protein MRQAKTDLAEQIFSVTDRLMAKEGLNQLSMHKLAKEANVAAGTIYLYFKNKDELLEQFAHRVFSMFMATLEKDFDESKPFFEQYRQMWKNIWYFLQENPTILSNLKQYESLPNFKDICKNVKNCRWDLFCHQAQKAGLLAELSEDILFLLSLKTAINLASDAKFIDFDLNPEILESVIKRSWRAIQK
- the acrB gene encoding multidrug efflux RND transporter permease subunit AcrB; translated protein: MKFTDIFIRRPVLAISISLLIIILGLQAISKLAVREYPKMTTTVITVTTAYPGADANLIQAFVTSTLEESIAQADNIDYMSSSSAPNSSTITVKMKLNTDPAGALADVLAKVNAVRSKLPSGIEAPTVASSSGGTGIMYISFRSNKLDSSQVTDYINRVVKPQFFTIEGVAEVQVFGAAEYALRIWLDPQKMASQNLSAPTVMSALSANNVQTAAGNDNGYYVTYRNKVETTTKSVDQLGNLIVASRGDDLVRLRDIATIELNKESDNSRATANGADSVVLGINPTSSANPLTVAEKIRPLFDNIKKQLPDSMETDILYDRTIAINSSIHEVIKTIVEATVIVLVVILMFIGSLRAILIPVLTIPISLIGVLMMLQSLDFSINLMTLLALILAIGLVVDDAIVVLENVDRHIKEGETPFRAAIIGTREIAVPVISMTIALIAVYSPMALMGGITGTLFKEFALTLAGAVFISGIVALTLSPMMSSKLLKSNAKPTWMEERVEHTLGKVNRIYEYMLDLVMLNRKSMLAFAVVIFSTLPFLFNSLSSELTPNEDKGAFIAIGNAPSSVNVDYIQNAMQPYMKNVMETPEVSFGMSIAGALTSNSSLNIITLKDWKERSRKQSAVMNEINAKAKSIPEVSVSAFNFPEIDTGEQGPPVSIVLKTAQDYKSLANTAEKFLSAMKDSGKFIYTDLDLTYDTAQMTISVDKEKAGTYGITMQQISNTLGSFLSGATITRVDVDGRAYKVISQVKRDDRLSPEAFKNYYLTASNGQSVPLSSLITMKLETQPTSLPRFSQLNSAEISAVPMPGSSTGDAVAWLQQYATDNLPQGYTFDFKSEARQLVQEGNALAVTFALAVIIIFLVLAIQFESIRDPMVIMISVPLAVSGALVSLNILSFFGIAGTTLNIYSQVGLITLVGLITKHGILMCEVAKEEQLNHGKTRIEAITHAAKVRLRPILMTTAAMVAGLIPLLYATGAGAVSRFSMGIVIVAGLSIGTIFTLFVLPVVYSYVATEHKPLPVFDENKTTH
- the bamE gene encoding outer membrane protein assembly factor BamE translates to MQVKTLLGATFLALSLASCSTVEKVVYRIDVPQGNYLEATTVAQVKEGMTAQQVQYLLGTPVLIDPYNNYTWYYVFLQQRAYETPVQHTFTVKFDQRGIVTETHLDKPLPEVSQQGENNTIIETGEKPKSSWWKFWK
- the acrA gene encoding multidrug efflux RND transporter periplasmic adaptor subunit AcrA, which gives rise to MSQTQHQRPKRSHIFFMKIILVVFVLIFAGVIAFNMIKGVMISRAIAGMPEPSSPVTALEVQPREWTPVINTTGLVRPNQGAMLSTQNAGTISQVLVRNGQQVKKGDLLIELDSSVEHASLQAAQAQLPALRQTYQRYANLLKSNAVSRQEMDNAKAAYDAQLANIESLKAAIERRKIVAPFDGKAGIVKVNVGQYVNVGTEIVRVEDTSSMKVDFALSQNDLDKLHIGQRVTVTTDARLGETFSARITAIEPAINSSTGLVDVQATFDPEDGRKLLSGMFSRLRIALPTETNQVVVPQVAISYNMYGEIAYLLKPLSDEDKEKMAENKKLDRLYRAKQITVFTKDRQGIYSQLQGNEVKPGDKIITGGQQGIGNGSLVEWIEKDIVGATEPVNKTNL
- a CDS encoding DUF3413 domain-containing protein, which encodes MKWIKKGTFSGKQYRDDVSRKISWGHWFAFFNIIVAILIGARYAFIIDWPDTLAGKLYFFVSLLGHFSFNVFALYLLVVFPLSFIVKNHRTFRGLTVIFCTICTTLLLFDTAVFNRFNLHLSSVVWNLLVNPENGEMSRDWQIFFAPMPIILLAQMLFSRWSWEKLRSLERQKWLKAVGVFLTSMFITTHLIYAWADAYLYRPITMQRSNFPLSYPMTARSFLEKHGFIDGEQYAQTLKQEGRLEALKIDYPKKTLTFTPIDSKPNILMITVSGLRYDAISQGKMSKLAEFATSATEFTNHYSTGNSNNAGLVGLFYGLNANYTDSILSNHTQSVLIEKLRAENYQLGLFSATNFKDSVFRQALFREIKLSSNKTNKPNNESAVKNLNDFIKAQKIDSPWFAYLDLALEAKKPSDYDRTLQDIDSLLEKTLENTPLENTLVIITSEHGLTFNEMNEKERENYFGRDEVQVPLLVYWKDLPVGKQNELSNHADIFSALMQTVFRVENPLMDYSQGRNLFDLKGDDWVLASNFHWNVVIQPDGTQYHIDRKGNYKKFDKDYIEQSSDRPPLGIFLEAFQLQNFFFEK